A single Vigna radiata var. radiata cultivar VC1973A chromosome 8, Vradiata_ver6, whole genome shotgun sequence DNA region contains:
- the LOC106770658 gene encoding uncharacterized protein LOC106770658 isoform X1 has product MGKEWHWGGRSSKRGGEAQTEIPSGCMCAVFQAFDFHPFHFSINHQPSSFKSRTREHHTVSKGAEGPRHSLESEDGTTVSSISKEANFKIPKNIQIRTRGSTRSKTEISDLSSEISVSPGTKTPTLVARLMGLDLLPDAHSPSSPCLSTPNLYRPRRHIKIIKHRNSTGSDFLPEIPKMSSARKSDVEHRLSLQINKENTVSYEDFDVPLFSFTKRKYDENNSRSPSHYAKQIVKQVRESVSRKVGRDITNTIKNRDHEEEECVSKIKFKKTSKTSVNESCPGKLSNSSYSPRLSRFIESKQKSSTTPSPPHATNIETELPEVSTKPKPQALAKKELQNQKAVTKYKKTTFGKTSRRVNKPPQTSIRNQQEEPFIIRYPLVSKVNDIKTKKKRTLPLSTDLFNSHNTVPNLLPVKIGLSPQKQTRVIDDDECRDAKRNTRLFSCSRQTYREEAPRPPAPRGPTTCDDDKSHGAFTTISSAALHEGPEFHYVTIILSRTTGSHSNATTHIPHLHFQWFSPTHPLDPSLFHSLERYPTSHSFVSFPEDNKDCVFERKHGLGPRCNRRLLFDLVDELLSEILVKPKRFRGRLLETVWERVRSLPRAKCEVLEDVDGLVEIVEMREEEEEEGLVKEIEGNIVEWLVHETLTVMVGGADT; this is encoded by the exons ATGGGCAAGGAGTGGCATTGGGGTGGAAGGTCCTCCAAGAGGGGTGGAGAAGCTCAAACAGAAATCCCTTCTGGTTGCATGTGTGCAGTCTTTCAGGCTTTCGATTTTCATCCATTTCACTTTTCCATTAACCACCAGCCATCCTCTTTCAAGTCTCGGACCCGAGAACACCACACTGTCTCTAAAG GAGCTGAAGGACCAAGGCATAGCTTGGAGTCAGAAGATGGTACTACAGTGTCATCAATCTCAAAAGaagcaaattttaaaatacca AAGAACATTCAGATCAGAACAAGAGGGAGCACAAGATCAAAAACAGAAATTAGTGATCTTTCGTCAGAAATCAGTGTCTCTCCAGGTACCAAGACACCGACTTTGGTTGCAAGGTTAATGGGTCTGGATCTTCTTCCTGATGCACATTCCCCTTCTTCCCCATGCCTTTCCACTCCAAACCTTTATAGACCACGACGACATatcaaaataatcaaacataGAAACAGCACGGGAAGTGACTTCTTGCCTGAGATTCCTAAAATGTCCTCAGCAAGAAAATCGGATGTTGAGCATAGACTCTCTCTCCAGATCAACAAGGAGAACACAGTTTCGTATGAGGATTTTGACGTTCCTCTGTTTTCTTTTACAAAGAGAAAATATGATGAGAACAATAGCAGGAGTCCAAGTCACTATGCCAAACAAATTGTCAAACAGGTTAGAGAAAGTGTGAGCAGAAAGGTTGGACGCGACATCACCAACACTATCAAAAACAGAGACCATGAAGAAGAGGAATGTGTaagcaaaatcaaattcaagaaaacttcaaaaacTTCAGTGAACGAATCCTGCCCTGGAAAACTTTCAAACTCATCTTATTCCCCTAGGCTCAGCAGATTTATTGAATCCAAACAAAAATCAAGCACAACACCATCGCCTCCACATGCGACCAACATTGAAACTGAGCTTCCAGAAGTTTCTACAAAGCCAAAGCCTCAAGCATTGGCCAAGAAAGAGTTGCAGAATCAAAAAGCAGTCACAAAATACAAGAAAACAACCTTTGGAAAGACGAGTAGGAGAGTTAATAAGCCTCCGCAAACATCAATTAGAAATCAGCAAGAAGAGCCATTTATTATTCGTTACCCATTAGTCTCTAAAGTCAATGAcatcaaaaccaaaaagaaGAGAACTCTTCCACTTTCAACCGATCTTTTTAATAGTCACAACACGGTTCCAAATCTTCTCCCTGTCAAGATAGGTCTTTCTCCTCAAAAACAG ACACGGGTGATTGATGACGATGAATGTCGAGATGCAAAACGCAACACACGGTTATTTAGTTGTTCGCGCCAGACGTACAGAGAAGAAGCGCCACGACCACCCGCACCCCGAGGACCAACAACCTGCGATGACGACAAATCTCACGGCGCCTTCACCACCATCTCCTCCGCCGCACTCCACGAAGGGCCAGAGTTTCACTACGTCACGATCATCTTGTCCCGTACCACTGGGTCCCACAGCAACGCCACCACGCATATACCCCACCTCCATTTTCAGTGGTTCTCTCCCACCCACCCCTTGGACCCTTCACTCTTTCACAGTCTGGAGCGCTACCCAACATCCCATTCCTTTGTCTCTTTTCCAGAAGACAACAAAGATTGCGTATTTGAGCGGAAACACGGGCTGGGTCCGCGCTGCAACCGTAGATTGCTGTTCGATTTGGTGGACGAGTTGCTGTCGGAGATTCTAGTTAAGCCGAAGCGTTTCAGAGGGAGGCTGTTGGAGACGGTGTGGGAGAGGGTTCGGAGTTTACCACGTGCGAAGTGCGAGGTTTTGGAGGACGTTGATGGGTTGGTAGAGATTGTGGAGATGagggaagaagaggaagaagaagggttgGTGAAGGAGATAGAAGGGAACATAGTGGAGTGGTTGGTGCATGAAACGTTAACCGTTATGGTTGGTGGCGCAGATACGTAA
- the LOC106769823 gene encoding uncharacterized protein LOC106769823: protein MASNPSLLPEIGPDGLAKEAPVISYTEKIIEAEQLQLQKYIQENYSKIRDVERELANLSLEMKLTAGPKKAALEHLRKKIETSTERIRVAKLKEEQARKVWESASQVVRDEEAMKQKLCEDLSNLVQESSNSQFARLEELKRRLEALNPSRASTNLYHDGRSAASSQDSTPQHGSSVPNAKESNEGSTESVSNQSNGQKAAARNGPNQQPHNEGEGRSKKKVNLQSKGKGIGVVTKGRSSTPGWTGAGFDVDGRT, encoded by the exons ATGGCTTCAAACCCTTCACTTCTCCCTGAGATCGGACCTGACGGTCTCGCTAAAGAAGCCCCCGTCATCAGCTACACAGAGAAG ATCATCGAAGCAGAACAGCTTCAATTGCAGAA ATACATTCAAGAAAACTATTCTAAAATTCGTGATGTGGAGCGTGAGCTTGCAAATCTTTCACTGGAGATGAAACTTACAGCTGGTCCGAAAAAAGCAG CACTTGAacatttaagaaagaaaattgagacGTCAACAGAAAGAATCCGTGTGGCCAAGCTAAAGGAAGAGCAGGCACGGAAG GTGTGGGAATCAGCCTCACAAGTAGTACGCGATGAGGAAGCAATGAAACAAAAGCTATGTGAAGACTTGAGTAATCTG GTTCAAGAAAGCAGTAACTCTCAGTTTGCTCGGCTGGAGGAATTAAAAAGAAGGTTGGAAGCTTTGAATCCAAGTCGTGCATCAACTAATCTTTATCAT GATGGGAGATCGGCAGCTTCTTCTCAAGATAGTACACCCCAGCATGGTTCCTCTGTTCCCAATGCAAAGGAGTCAAATGAGGGATCAACTGAGAGCGTTTCCAACCAAAGTAATGGTCAGAAAGCTGCAGCGAGAAATGGACCTAATCAGCAGCCACATAATGAAGGCGAAGGAAGAAGTAAGAAGAAAGTCAACTTGCAATCAAAAGGGAAGGGAATTGGTGTTGTGACCAAGGGTAGATCTTCAACTCCTGGCTGGACTGGGGCTGGCTTCGATGTAGATGGCAGAACCTGA
- the LOC106771413 gene encoding probable fructokinase-7 isoform X1: MAHVTSSGKSSDLTNEDCKGNGGPVVCFGEMLIDFVPTVGGVSLAEAPAFQKAAGGAPANVAVGIARLGGSSAFVGKVGADEFGYMLADILKRNNVDTSGIKFDHNARTALAFVTLRADGEREFLFFRNPSADMLLQESELATDLIKKAKIFHYGSISLIHEPCKSAHLAAMKIAKDSGCILSYDPNLRLALWPSAEAARNGIKSVWDQADVIKISEDEITFLTGGDDPYDDDVVLKKLFHHNLKLLIVTEGSGGCRYYTQEFKGRVAGVKVNAVDTTGAGDAFVSGIIYNLASDQSIFQNEERLRKALYFANVCGAITVTQRGAIPALPTKEAVLQFAET, from the exons ATGGCCCACGTTACCTCCTCAG GTAAATCAAGCGATCTCACAAATGAAGACTGTAAGGGAAACGGTGGACCCGTTGTTTGCTTTGGTGAAATGTTAATAGATTTTGTGCCAACAGTGGGTGGAGTGTCACTAGCTGAAGCACCTGCATTCCAGAAAGCTGCTGGTGGTGCTCCTGCCAATGTGGCTGTTGGCATCGCTAGGCTTGGAGGTTCATCTGCTTTTGTAGGCAAG GTTGGAGCAGATGAATTTGGGTATATGCTGGCTGATATTTTAAAGCGGAATAATGTTGACACATCTGGCATAAAGTTTGACCATAATGCAAGAACTGCTTTAGCTTTTGTTACACTTAGAGCTGATGGCGAGcgtgagtttttgtttttccgAAATCCTAGTGCTGATATGCTTCTTCAAGAGTCAGAGCTTGCTACCGATCTCATAAAGaag GCTAAAATATTCCATTATGGTTCCATCAGCTTGATTCACGAACCATGCAAGTCAGCTCATCTTGCTGCTATGAAAATTGCTAAAGACTCTGGTTGCATTCTCTCATATGATCCAAATTTGAGATTGGCACTATGGCCCTCTGCTGAGGCAGCTCGGAATGGCATAAAGAGTGTATGGGATCAAGCCGATGTCATAAAG ATAAGTGAGGACGAGATAACATTTTTGACTGGTGGTGATGATCcttatgatgatgatgttgtatTAAAGAAGCTTTTTCACCATAATCTTAAGCTTTTAATCGTTACCGAAGGGTCAGGAGGTTGTAGATATTACACCCAG GAATTTAAGGGCAGGGTTGCAGGTGTCAAAGTTAATGCTGTTGACACAACTGGTGCAGGGGATGCATTTGTTAGTGGGATTATCTATAACTTGGCTTCTGACCAGAGTATTTTCCAG AATGAGGAACGTCTCCGAAAAGCTCTGTATTTTGCGAATGTATGTGGTGCCATTACGGTAACACAGAGAGGGGCAATTCCTGCACTACCCACAAAAGAAGCTGTCCTGCAATTCGCTGAAACATAa
- the LOC106771413 gene encoding probable fructokinase-7 isoform X2 — MLIDFVPTVGGVSLAEAPAFQKAAGGAPANVAVGIARLGGSSAFVGKVGADEFGYMLADILKRNNVDTSGIKFDHNARTALAFVTLRADGEREFLFFRNPSADMLLQESELATDLIKKAKIFHYGSISLIHEPCKSAHLAAMKIAKDSGCILSYDPNLRLALWPSAEAARNGIKSVWDQADVIKISEDEITFLTGGDDPYDDDVVLKKLFHHNLKLLIVTEGSGGCRYYTQEFKGRVAGVKVNAVDTTGAGDAFVSGIIYNLASDQSIFQNEERLRKALYFANVCGAITVTQRGAIPALPTKEAVLQFAET, encoded by the exons ATGTTAATAGATTTTGTGCCAACAGTGGGTGGAGTGTCACTAGCTGAAGCACCTGCATTCCAGAAAGCTGCTGGTGGTGCTCCTGCCAATGTGGCTGTTGGCATCGCTAGGCTTGGAGGTTCATCTGCTTTTGTAGGCAAG GTTGGAGCAGATGAATTTGGGTATATGCTGGCTGATATTTTAAAGCGGAATAATGTTGACACATCTGGCATAAAGTTTGACCATAATGCAAGAACTGCTTTAGCTTTTGTTACACTTAGAGCTGATGGCGAGcgtgagtttttgtttttccgAAATCCTAGTGCTGATATGCTTCTTCAAGAGTCAGAGCTTGCTACCGATCTCATAAAGaag GCTAAAATATTCCATTATGGTTCCATCAGCTTGATTCACGAACCATGCAAGTCAGCTCATCTTGCTGCTATGAAAATTGCTAAAGACTCTGGTTGCATTCTCTCATATGATCCAAATTTGAGATTGGCACTATGGCCCTCTGCTGAGGCAGCTCGGAATGGCATAAAGAGTGTATGGGATCAAGCCGATGTCATAAAG ATAAGTGAGGACGAGATAACATTTTTGACTGGTGGTGATGATCcttatgatgatgatgttgtatTAAAGAAGCTTTTTCACCATAATCTTAAGCTTTTAATCGTTACCGAAGGGTCAGGAGGTTGTAGATATTACACCCAG GAATTTAAGGGCAGGGTTGCAGGTGTCAAAGTTAATGCTGTTGACACAACTGGTGCAGGGGATGCATTTGTTAGTGGGATTATCTATAACTTGGCTTCTGACCAGAGTATTTTCCAG AATGAGGAACGTCTCCGAAAAGCTCTGTATTTTGCGAATGTATGTGGTGCCATTACGGTAACACAGAGAGGGGCAATTCCTGCACTACCCACAAAAGAAGCTGTCCTGCAATTCGCTGAAACATAa
- the LOC106770658 gene encoding uncharacterized protein LOC106770658 isoform X2, whose amino-acid sequence MGKEWHWGGRSSKRGGEAQTEIPSGCMCAVFQAFDFHPFHFSINHQPSSFKSRTREHHTVSKGAEGPRHSLESEDGTTVSSISKEANFKIPNIQIRTRGSTRSKTEISDLSSEISVSPGTKTPTLVARLMGLDLLPDAHSPSSPCLSTPNLYRPRRHIKIIKHRNSTGSDFLPEIPKMSSARKSDVEHRLSLQINKENTVSYEDFDVPLFSFTKRKYDENNSRSPSHYAKQIVKQVRESVSRKVGRDITNTIKNRDHEEEECVSKIKFKKTSKTSVNESCPGKLSNSSYSPRLSRFIESKQKSSTTPSPPHATNIETELPEVSTKPKPQALAKKELQNQKAVTKYKKTTFGKTSRRVNKPPQTSIRNQQEEPFIIRYPLVSKVNDIKTKKKRTLPLSTDLFNSHNTVPNLLPVKIGLSPQKQTRVIDDDECRDAKRNTRLFSCSRQTYREEAPRPPAPRGPTTCDDDKSHGAFTTISSAALHEGPEFHYVTIILSRTTGSHSNATTHIPHLHFQWFSPTHPLDPSLFHSLERYPTSHSFVSFPEDNKDCVFERKHGLGPRCNRRLLFDLVDELLSEILVKPKRFRGRLLETVWERVRSLPRAKCEVLEDVDGLVEIVEMREEEEEEGLVKEIEGNIVEWLVHETLTVMVGGADT is encoded by the exons ATGGGCAAGGAGTGGCATTGGGGTGGAAGGTCCTCCAAGAGGGGTGGAGAAGCTCAAACAGAAATCCCTTCTGGTTGCATGTGTGCAGTCTTTCAGGCTTTCGATTTTCATCCATTTCACTTTTCCATTAACCACCAGCCATCCTCTTTCAAGTCTCGGACCCGAGAACACCACACTGTCTCTAAAG GAGCTGAAGGACCAAGGCATAGCTTGGAGTCAGAAGATGGTACTACAGTGTCATCAATCTCAAAAGaagcaaattttaaaatacca AACATTCAGATCAGAACAAGAGGGAGCACAAGATCAAAAACAGAAATTAGTGATCTTTCGTCAGAAATCAGTGTCTCTCCAGGTACCAAGACACCGACTTTGGTTGCAAGGTTAATGGGTCTGGATCTTCTTCCTGATGCACATTCCCCTTCTTCCCCATGCCTTTCCACTCCAAACCTTTATAGACCACGACGACATatcaaaataatcaaacataGAAACAGCACGGGAAGTGACTTCTTGCCTGAGATTCCTAAAATGTCCTCAGCAAGAAAATCGGATGTTGAGCATAGACTCTCTCTCCAGATCAACAAGGAGAACACAGTTTCGTATGAGGATTTTGACGTTCCTCTGTTTTCTTTTACAAAGAGAAAATATGATGAGAACAATAGCAGGAGTCCAAGTCACTATGCCAAACAAATTGTCAAACAGGTTAGAGAAAGTGTGAGCAGAAAGGTTGGACGCGACATCACCAACACTATCAAAAACAGAGACCATGAAGAAGAGGAATGTGTaagcaaaatcaaattcaagaaaacttcaaaaacTTCAGTGAACGAATCCTGCCCTGGAAAACTTTCAAACTCATCTTATTCCCCTAGGCTCAGCAGATTTATTGAATCCAAACAAAAATCAAGCACAACACCATCGCCTCCACATGCGACCAACATTGAAACTGAGCTTCCAGAAGTTTCTACAAAGCCAAAGCCTCAAGCATTGGCCAAGAAAGAGTTGCAGAATCAAAAAGCAGTCACAAAATACAAGAAAACAACCTTTGGAAAGACGAGTAGGAGAGTTAATAAGCCTCCGCAAACATCAATTAGAAATCAGCAAGAAGAGCCATTTATTATTCGTTACCCATTAGTCTCTAAAGTCAATGAcatcaaaaccaaaaagaaGAGAACTCTTCCACTTTCAACCGATCTTTTTAATAGTCACAACACGGTTCCAAATCTTCTCCCTGTCAAGATAGGTCTTTCTCCTCAAAAACAG ACACGGGTGATTGATGACGATGAATGTCGAGATGCAAAACGCAACACACGGTTATTTAGTTGTTCGCGCCAGACGTACAGAGAAGAAGCGCCACGACCACCCGCACCCCGAGGACCAACAACCTGCGATGACGACAAATCTCACGGCGCCTTCACCACCATCTCCTCCGCCGCACTCCACGAAGGGCCAGAGTTTCACTACGTCACGATCATCTTGTCCCGTACCACTGGGTCCCACAGCAACGCCACCACGCATATACCCCACCTCCATTTTCAGTGGTTCTCTCCCACCCACCCCTTGGACCCTTCACTCTTTCACAGTCTGGAGCGCTACCCAACATCCCATTCCTTTGTCTCTTTTCCAGAAGACAACAAAGATTGCGTATTTGAGCGGAAACACGGGCTGGGTCCGCGCTGCAACCGTAGATTGCTGTTCGATTTGGTGGACGAGTTGCTGTCGGAGATTCTAGTTAAGCCGAAGCGTTTCAGAGGGAGGCTGTTGGAGACGGTGTGGGAGAGGGTTCGGAGTTTACCACGTGCGAAGTGCGAGGTTTTGGAGGACGTTGATGGGTTGGTAGAGATTGTGGAGATGagggaagaagaggaagaagaagggttgGTGAAGGAGATAGAAGGGAACATAGTGGAGTGGTTGGTGCATGAAACGTTAACCGTTATGGTTGGTGGCGCAGATACGTAA